The nucleotide window CGCGCCATGCCCCCGGCCCGTCCCCGGGAGGGGCTgccccgtccccgtccccgtccccgtccccgtccccgtccccgtccccgtccccgtccccgtccccgtccccgtccccgccCGTCCCGCCGCGGTGTCGCCTCCGCCCGGCTCTGGCTGTACTGGCGGTGGCGCTGCTGGGCGGGcatcagtgcctggggctgcgGCGGCTTCGCCTCCCTTTGGCTCCGCCTGGCCCGAGCCCGGTCCCGGCCCCGACGCGGGGTCCAgtcccggccccggccccggctcctcCCAGGGCCCGCGGAGGACACACGCAGCGCGGCCCCTCCCGCCGCCTCCGCGGCGGCTTCCCCAGCCCGAGCTCCGCCGCtcggcagcgcggccgccggCCCCGAGCCgccggggctcggggcgggGGGGGATGCTCGGCCCGGGGCGCTCGGGGAGCGCTCGGGGGCCGTGTCTGGCCCCGGGCTGAACGCTGACGGCTGCGTGTCGCCCGCAGGGGAGGCGCAGGAGGCCCTGCAGGAGCGGTACCGGCTGGGTTCGCTGCTGGGCAGCGGCGGCTTCGGCAGCGTCTTCTCGGGGACGCGCCTCGCGGACGGCGCCCCGGTGAGTGGCGGGGCCGCCGGCGGGCGGAGGAGGGCGGAGGAGGAGGTAGAGGAGGACGCCGGGGCGCGGCGGAGCGGGCGGCAAGCTGAGCCCGCTGCTGCCCCTTGCTCGCAGGTGGCCATCAAATGCGTGCCACGGGATCGCATCCGGCACTGGGGCGAGCTGGTGAGTGAGCGGGGCCGGCGGTAGAAGGCGGGGCGTGCCGGGCGGCAAGGAGCTGGGGACTGGCAGGATGGGAGCCGccgggagccctgcagggagagcgGGCGTGGGGTGAGCGTGGGGTGCCGAGCATCCCGGGCCAGGTGAGAggccccagagccctggcacgGCTTCAGCCCCACTGATGGCATCGTGGTCCTTGTGCAGCCCAACGGCGCCCGTGCGCCCCTGGAGATCGTGCTGCTGGCCAAGGTGtcctctggatgtgctggtGTCATTCAGCTCCTGGAGTGGGTTGAGCTGCCCAACAGCTTCTTGTTGGTGCTGGAGCGTCCGGAGCGGTGCCAGGACCTCTCGCGTGTGCTGGCGGAGCGGAGGTTCCTGCCGGAGGACGAGGCGCGGGGGCTGTTCCGCCAGGTGCTGGAGGCCGTGCGGCACTGCACCAGCTGCGGGGTCCTGCACAGGGACATCAAGCCCGAGAACATCCTGCTCGACCTGGCCACTGGGCAGCTGAAACTGATTGACTTTGGCTGTGGCGCCTTCCTCCAAGACACAGCCTACACCCAGTTTGCAGGTGAGCCCTCCCAAGGGATGCTCCTGGTGGGCATCTCATGGCCCAAGCCTGGGTGTAGCCCTGGGGCTTCCCCCTATTGCAGTTGGGATGGGATTAATGCTTGAGCCAAGCTGATTTAGGTGGGGGACGTGAGGGAagacagctcccagccctgctttctgCCTTGGGCtagggctggagctggggcagctaGGCCAACAAAAGCCCCCATGGACGTAGCAGGGAGAGGGGGTCTGACCCCGTGCCCCAGCTGGTTTGCTGTCCAGGCGAGGAAGGGCTTGAACTGCTCCTCTCCCCTCGTTTACACTGGCTTGTTAACATTTTTTGAGGGCCGGCGGGGAAAAGAGTGAGTTTTCTTCACTACTGGGTGggcttttcttttgtgtgtcATGGTTAGGCCTTCTCAGGGCTTCTGCTGCCCTCTTCCAGCACCAGTGGCTTCTTTTCCAACCCCAAGTTTGTACACAAGTCCCAGGTGCTGGCGAGAGGGCACCGGGTCACACCACATGCCACTGGGGCAGCCCTCGcatgcccagggatgctggggccaggctctgggagcagcagcatcaccctgATGAACTCCATCTGTGTTCCATAGGAACTCTGTCCTACAGCCCGCCAGAGTGGATCCACCACCAACGCTACCATGGCGAGGCAGCAACGATCTGGTCCCTGGGCCTCCTGCTGTACCACCTGGTCATGGGGAAGCACCCGTTCAGGAGGGGCCAGGAGATCATCTGGGGGCGAATCTTGTTCCCACGACGGCTCTCTCAAGGTGGATCCTCGTCTCTGGACATCTCTGGGAGGGAATACCCGTGTTGGGAGACAGCAGCGGGCGCATGAGCATCCcgctctggcagctgctgagggggtGGCACATGTCCTGCTTTCCTGCTCGTCTCCAAACACAGAATCCATGGGGAAGTTTAGGCACAcccagcatggcctgggcaTGAGAATGGGGGGGCAACTTCTCCAACTGACTGGTGATTTCTGGTTTCTCTCTTCAGAGTGCCAAGATATTATTAAGAGGTGTTTGTCCATGCAACCCTTGGACAGGCCATCCTTGCAAGACCTTTTCCGCCATCCTTGGCTGCAGGGTGTTCATCTGCCCTAGAAGATGGGAGAGATCCACGTGCACAGTTGCATCCAAAGACCTGGCAGGTAACAGCTCCACACATCTCTTGGGAATCAGTGGCAGTCCAAAccagcctgcctgcagctctgagcaggggtCATCAGAAGGGAACACACAGCTcttgggctggagctgagctggagacCTGGTGTGGCAAGCACTGGTGGCCACCATCCCAcctggttttgcttgtttggttcACTGAGGGCTGGGGCCCTGGGCAGAACGGTGACAGCCTGGTCTGGCCCCCCAGGGCAAGAGAAGGAGTCCCTGGAGAAGCTGTACCAGGTGGGGTTGCTGCTGGAGACACCAAGGACAACCTCAAGGACAGCAATCTCTTTCTCAACCTGGCCAGCTGAAGATGATGGGCTTTGATTCTGGCACCTTGTTCACAGACATGCTCTGCGCCTAGTTTGCAAGTGAGTTCACAGCCAGGGGGATGCTCCCAGACctgggcatggcacagcctggccgGGCACCAAAGGCTCCCCCCCTTTACTGGGGTGGATGCAACAAAGTCTTCAGTAGGCTGCCAAGCTGCTTtttggctctgggcagctgctgaggggcgGGATGTGCCgtggctggctgcaggctgggcacatgtgctgccctcctgctctgctgccaggggcagcagtgaTTGGGAGgtttgtgcccagctctgggcacagccagcgTGGCCTGGGGCACTGTGGGCAACTGGGACATGGGGGACAGGAGCCTTCAGCTGACGGGTGGGTTCTGGTTTCTCTCCTTGCAGCCGGACTCTGCGgatgctgaggctgctctgggctctgccagggctctgctgggctcagccctgggcacggCTGGGCCTGCTCTGCCCTCGCATTGCTCTGACAGCTTTGCATCAGATGAGCCCGTTCCAAGCACACCACCTGAGCTTTCTGCTTTGCAGGTGAGTGAGACGCTCCTGCAGGCCAGGGGTTTGCAGTTAGGGACACACAGCCAATTGGCAAGAACCCAAACTCTCCACGGTCCCAGCTGAACCCCTGGATTTCCACAGGATGTTTAGTCTGTCCCGCTCTTCATTCCGTTTTGGCTGGAATTGTGCAGTTGCACTTTCTTCCTCCTCTAGAAGTGCCACGAGTGGGCAAAACCTGGCAAGCGGGTCATGTTCCTTAGGCAGTGCAGTCTGGAGCCGATGGATGGAGAATTGCCCTTCTGCACTCCCAAACCAAGCAAAAAGCTGTAAGTGTGACTTTCCATCTTTAAGAAGCCCCTGAGAGTTTCAAAGGGAATGTGCACCTCATTCACACGGTGAGAAGGAAGGGCATCTCCTAAAGGATTTGGGCAGTGACAGAGTTTAGATTGCCAGTCttgccaggagctggcagggcacaaaACAATTTCTTCTTGCTTCACTCCACTTTCaccacaatttaaaataacaatattggaaacaaaccccaaaatctttTTAGAAAAGGTTACTGAGGCCAGTAAAAGGGATCAATGCCATCAACTCATTTACAAAGTAAATAACTGAGTTTTCTGTTGTGAAAGATCAGTTATCAAACTTAATTAAAAGTTACAGAAGATTTTTCACTGCAAActtggcttttgtttttatctttcacattttacaggggttttttcttttctttttcctttctcttttgcttaaaacagaaaacatgccATAAAATAGGAGTGTCCTCTGTTCCTGGTTCCCGtgtggagcagctccttcccactgGCTGAGCTGTTCAGGCAGAGCAGTCTCTGGAAGAGACTCACAGGCttcctgtttgctgtgctgccccacttgtgcccagccagctccatgtggggcagagggagaacaaggggcagctccctcccagcccccagcccagggacccccGGGGCTTGGGGCACTGTCAGCACCCGCTGCTCCAGCCACCACTTCTactggcactgacagcagcacccAAATTGTGGCTGATcccaagggagcagcagcagtgcctggatctgATCCCTGACTCTGAGACAGGGCTGGACAAAtgacccccacagcagcagcagcagcagcagcagcagcacatggacctgactttcagcacagcccctgccaccctTCTCTCCCATGTGCAGTGGTatcacagcagcctggggcacctgggagcccgcagtgccagcagggacttgagatggcagccctgggctcctggaggTTCTGCAGGAAACAGAGGTGGGGACTCCCTCTGCATGTGGAgcttccagatggaaaaggctgctgtgagcaggcagctgcaaggacagagaaaggaggggctggagcccttgatctgtgccagttccacagccctgggcagcagccaccgAGCCCCGGGggaacagagggcacagcaagagggacaaaaccagtcaaggtcagagactgggaagagcaggagctgagagcaggaacagctgcttcaCTGCACCCTTGGAGAAAGCTCTTGGCTGGTTCAAAGTGCTGGAAGGTGtgaagggcagagaggagaCCACACCAAACAATGCTCCTGTTTTCATAGCCTCCCCTCTCAGCGTCCCAGAAGGAATTGGATGAACTGTATTCTTCTCTCCAAGTCGTCTTGTTCAGCATGAGCAGCTTAGCACCAGGAGCTAAAGGAGCTGAAGCTTTAGGCCACAAGAGCTGACCAAGAGGGGACTTTTGGACCTAAGTAATGCTGCCAACATGGACCTGACTGAATCCAGCAgatggaatcctggaattatAGAACCCTTTCTGTTGGGAAAGACGTCTGAGCTCATGCAGTCCAGCCgttcacccagcactgccaagcccaaTCGTGTCCCTGAATTGCCGAGGCCTGAGTGAGGCCTGAACAACAGGCCCTGAGCCAAAGGTGACCTCTGGATGAAGCTTCCTGCCAAAGTTTGTCTTTGTATCCACTCATTACTGAAGCACGCATGATTATTAGCATTGTGATAGATGTATCCACTCCTTAGTGAAACAGTATTGACCTTTCTGTATTTAGAAGCTGGCCAAGGCCACAAAATCCGACATCTGGCCTTGTTTGTGGGTGTATGGTCGAAGTCAGCTCCCTTGGTTCCTCCttgagccctggccaggctttgggagGGACCCAAGAGGAGAATGAAACCAAGCGTTCCCACACTAGAAGTGCTGTCAGTTTGTTTATTCAGCACTATCAAAGCATCCAAAAGTtgcatttcagaaaaggaaaagaacttgTGTGGTTTGGGAAGACAGAGATGTCTTTTTGTGTGTTACTGTGAAAAATACAGTGAATAAGACTTAAGGGTTTTTCATATACCAGACTATCCACAAGCTGCAGGATTGATTGACCGGGTGAAGGAATTGTTGAAAGAGTAGTTGAAGAAATGGGGAGATCGGGAACCTGTCCCGATGGAGAGCCCATCTCACAGATGTGCTCTGTACCCTTAACGATGGGTCCGCtgggagaatggaaaccccctggATGTGCATGGCTGCACCCAATTTGCAAATACAACCATGGACAGTGAGACAGACCACCTGGGAAATTGTTCTGGGTATGATGGCCCCAACAGGGCCatcccagaggctgcagggctgggcctTCGTGCACTGGAATTAATTAGAATAAATCAGAAGCAAATGAGACCTAACAGTACAGGAACAGGAATTCAGATTCCTCCAGGACACTTTGGTTTGATAACTGCTTGCTGGAGCTTGGCCTTACAAAGTGTTCATGTCATGGAAAGAGGAATTGATGCAGATTATCTAGGAGAAATTTAAGTAATTTGGTCAAGTAATAGTGAACAAGATTGAATTATTCAACCCCGTGGCGAGGTGGCACAGATATTGATACTCCAGTTTTAACAACAGTTGTGAGAGAAGGAGATCCACCTCAAATCACCTCTGTTTGTGGAGATAGAGGGTTTGGATCCAGCAGTCCTGATAATGGAACCGGAGTGTGGGTCCAGAGccagctgaaggaacagctctggggaaagaCAACACTGTTTGAATCCTGAAACCTGGGCAGGAACGATGGGAATatgtccctgcagccaagtGTTCTGTGCCCGAACAAATGGATGTTACGGGATATGTGAGGTTAGGACTTCTGGTTCTTTTGGCACCAGtttttttgggttatttttttagATGAGTGAAGTAGCTAAGAGTTGTTAAAgattatttattgcagaagtaCATTAGTTTCAAAAGGTATAGTCACAGACATTAACATTCATGTTAAGTTTTGGTATAAAGTTCtaaatagaagcagaagctgctcttgtTAGGGTCCCgggaagctgatgttgctgCGGCagcttttatcttctttttggGTGTTGATGATGACGGTGAAAGAGCAAAGTAAAGTAAAAGCAAATGGCAGTGGCaaaaagcagtaattaaaagcaaaaagccCTAGCTCTCCCCAATGCATGCTTTTATATAGAGTCTTTTtaacaagctaagacacaaacttgGACTACTACTTTTTAACGTATTAGAGTTTTAGTTTTTTAACATGCTAGGTTACGTATAAACTACGCATACATATTTTGttctatttgaaaaatgtaagcaatattcttactatagctctgttatgtctaagcactgtctaAAACTATGTTTCTGGAGTTTTTACGGAAAACATTAGTATGTTTTTCAACTTTTACTAGAACTTGCACTTTTACTTCAGCATTtaaaccttttacttactaaaagcattagagctcatactaaaacttGCTTGCTgacttacttatcctaaaacttaaacttacaccttTACTTTATGcgtgagtggcttaatatactttaATCCACTCAAAAGCTTTAATTTAATCCCTGCAATCTGATTTCTTCCCGAAGAATTCAAAGAGACCCCCgactcactgactccagcaggGATATTGTTACAGATTCTGCCTGACCAAATCTCCCTGCTTGCCCCAATGGCCcctttggaaaatgctctgaaTCCACGGGGCTCCATGTGAAGGCTGATGTGACACTGAGGGATTTCCACACAAATTCCAACCAGGAGCCTGGGTGCCCTCAGGGACTGGGACCTGGCACCTCTCCAGCCAGAGGGGAAAGGACCCCAAGGAAGGGACCAAGCCTTGTCACCCACAGACAGTGCAATAAATCTGAACAGCAAAGGACCTTGGAGGCAttattctggaattaaaaaggTGCCAGCTCCATGGACAACAGAATTATTGCTCCTAACCCAAATGAGATTGAGGATAAAGAACGAATAACCTTGTTGCTAAAGTACCGCTTATGTCTGTAAATTGTATCTTGAGAGTCAGCCAGAATCTTTGTTTGCCAGAAACCCCTCTAGAGTTTCACCAAGGAATTAGTCATGAAATTCTTACGAAATTTTAAGGCTCAAAGCAACCAAAACACTCAATGTAACTAATGGCTGGAAGCGTTCTCAACTGATGTTGGGAGGCATGGGGTTTCGTTGGAGGGCCCACCCTGTGGGGTGGTCAGAACTCCGTCAGTGGGTTCTGACTCCTAACGGAGCCAGTGCAGGGACAGTTACAGGAAACGGTGCTGTGGAACAAAGGAATACATTAAGAGTTTTATAGGATTCACTAATATTTCCCTTCAGGAGAAACCAAACCCTGTTACAGTTAGAGGCCACAATGTGAaaggatttctgtgctttacCATCACTCCCAATGTCAATAGAACTCAGGGTGCTGGAGCTGGTCAGGGTCAGTGTTACAGCACTCCTCGATGCAGGGCCATAATGAAACTCCTCTGGCCCAAAGGCACTGGGGATaccacaggagcacagggaggagccATGGATCCATCAGCAGCCCACAGTGGGAAACAGGAAATCAGACCTTTggtgctgggaatgggagctgctgggtgtgtgGAGACTGCCTATAAATGACTTCTTAAAGGATGGTTTGGGTCCTGTTTCCAGGCAATATTGATGCCTCCCTTGAGGGTACTTTGGCAACAAGCACTAGGAAGAGTTGGGGCCAAGAGAACATTTTCCACCCAAGGGGTGCCTTTGATTTCAGAAAGCCAAAGATTCAGGTTCACCCTGTGCCCCATGTGCGCTACCTCATCCTGTGGAGTTTACATTAATGAGCTAAATCAATTATCAGAAGAAGTAAAAAGTGAtgctattaaaatattcaatagCACCTCCTCTGGACTCCAACAAACACAAATTTGAGCTCTACAGAACCACATGGCCTTGGATTCTGTGCTTGCTGGCCAGGGAGGAGCCTGTGCTGTTCTAGGAGAGGAATGTTGCAGGAATGTCTATCAGTGCTGTGTTTGAAGTCCAACAGTCAGGCGTCACCTCGatagaaacagcagcagaggagtggcagaaagaagaaaattcttcatGGTGGGATTGGCTTCCAAATTGGAGGCTGCTGTGAAATGAGTTCGTTGCAGTCACTGTAATTATTGCAGTGTGAGCACTTGGTGTGTTATGGTTCCATGTTAGAATTGTTGTGACACTTTGTGTTTCTTGAGACACAGTCTCAAGAAAAAAGGGGGATTTGATGAAGAACGTAGAGAATAGCAACCAATTTGGCATGTTTTAAAAGGAATGTGAATTTTAGCTATGAGTAATGAACTTGAACAGCACTTAATTGAAGAACAAGAACGAGAACATATGCCTTTATGCCTAATACCTAAATGTAAGGTTCTATTATGGAAAGAATTGCTTTGAAGTTTGTAGTTCATCTCTAGGTCAAAGGCCTGAGTGAAATACTGAGGCCTGAACACCAGGCCCTGAGCCAAAGCTGGCCCTGAGCCAAAGCTGGCCTCTAGATGAACCTTCTAACCAAATGTTATATTTGTATCTGCTCATTAATGAAGCTTTGTTAGCAATATGATCTCTGTATGTGTGCATTGGTGAAACATGGATTTatctttctgtatttagaaACCAGACGAGGCCACATCTGGCTTTGTTTGGGCATGTATGGTCAAAGTCACCTCCCTTGGTTCCTCCgtgagccctggccaggctttgggagAAACCAAATTGAGAATGAAACCAGGTGTTCCCACACTAGAAGTGATGTCAGCTTGTTTGTTTAACAGTGTAGAAGCCGGGCCCTCTCACAGCGAGGTTGGAGCCTGCAAAGGTGGGTGCACCTACAGGAACTCCCAGTGTCCTGGGGTGGCTCTCCAGtccttggctgtgacagcttcccccagctgtGTGCATCTGGGTGCTGGTAAAGTCTGAGGGTAACTGGTGCTGTCTCTTTCTTAATAACTACAGGCAATCTTTGGTAATGATGACTGGGTGcattgctgagcttctccttttGTAATCATTTTCTAGTGATTATGtgctttgctgagctgctccttttGTAATTCTTTGCACTTTTGCATTATATAAATTACTCTGTTCCTTAAGTTGGTGTCCGTGTCTTCGGTGCTGAACTTGTCTACTAGCAATCAGGGCCTCATCCTAGGAAGACAAAAAATATCACCCTAACATTCCCCCTTCCTTTCTGTTTCCCCCACTTTATATACTGCTCATGGCGTTCAATGGTGTGGTATATCCCCAGGGTCTGTTACagtcacctgtcctggctgagtGCCCTCCCATCCTCTGCCACACcaccagcccttccccagcatgGCTGGATGAGGGGCAGGAAAGGCATTGGCTCTGTGTGAGCGTAGCAAGAGCAAAACCATCTCTGTGTGACCAACCATGTGCTCAGAAGTgacccaaacacagccccagaaGGAAattccctctgccccagcccaaaccattgTTCCATGGCCATTCACCATGGCCTCGGCTCCATGGGTTCCTTTCCATGACCCCAACCCTGGCCACGGGACTTTGGGCTTTGGGATGATTGCCATGGCAGTTGACTCATCTTGTTGATGAGTTGGGAGCACTGCCCAGCCAAGAGGCCATGAGTGCAGGTGACTGTGACAGGCCCTTACCAGAGCAGGAAGAACGTTGATAGCCA belongs to Oenanthe melanoleuca isolate GR-GAL-2019-014 chromosome 11, OMel1.0, whole genome shotgun sequence and includes:
- the LOC130257674 gene encoding serine/threonine-protein kinase pim-1-like isoform X2, yielding MPPARPREGLPRPRPRPRPRPRPRPRPRPRPRPRPRPSRRGVASARLWLYWRWRCWAGISAWGCGGFASLWLRLARARSRPRRGVQSRPRPRLLPGPAEDTRSAAPPAASAAASPARAPPLGSAAAGPEPPGLGAGGDARPGALGERSGAVSGPGLNADGCVSPAGEAQEALQERYRLGSLLGSGGFGSVFSGTRLADGAPVAIKCVPRDRIRHWGELPNGARAPLEIVLLAKVSSGCAGVIQLLEWVELPNSFLLVLERPERCQDLSRVLAERRFLPEDEARGLFRQVLEAVRHCTSCGVLHRDIKPENILLDLATGQLKLIDFGCGAFLQDTAYTQFAGTLSYSPPEWIHHQRYHGEAATIWSLGLLLYHLVMGKHPFRRGQEIIWGRILFPRRLSQECQDIIKRCLSMQPLDRPSLQDLFRHPWLQGVHLP
- the LOC130257674 gene encoding serine/threonine-protein kinase pim-1-like isoform X1, producing the protein MPPARPREGLPRPRPRPRPRPRPRPRPRPRPRPRPRPSRRGVASARLWLYWRWRCWAGISAWGCGGFASLWLRLARARSRPRRGVQSRPRPRLLPGPAEDTRSAAPPAASAAASPARAPPLGSAAAGPEPPGLGAGGDARPGALGERSGAVSGPGLNADGCVSPAGEAQEALQERYRLGSLLGSGGFGSVFSGTRLADGAPVSGGAAGGRRRAEEEVEEDAGARRSGRQAEPAAAPCSQVAIKCVPRDRIRHWGELPNGARAPLEIVLLAKVSSGCAGVIQLLEWVELPNSFLLVLERPERCQDLSRVLAERRFLPEDEARGLFRQVLEAVRHCTSCGVLHRDIKPENILLDLATGQLKLIDFGCGAFLQDTAYTQFAGTLSYSPPEWIHHQRYHGEAATIWSLGLLLYHLVMGKHPFRRGQEIIWGRILFPRRLSQECQDIIKRCLSMQPLDRPSLQDLFRHPWLQGVHLP
- the LOC130257674 gene encoding serine/threonine-protein kinase pim-1-like isoform X3; this translates as MPPARPREGLPRPRPRPRPRPRPRPRPRPRPRPRPRPSRRGVASARLWLYWRWRCWAGISAWGCGGFASLWLRLARARSRPRRGVQSRPRPRLLPGPAEDTRSAAPPAASAAASPARAPPLGSAAAGPEPPGLGAGGDARPGALGERSGAVSGPGLNADGCVSPAGEAQEALQERYRLGSLLGSGGFGSVFSGTRLADGAPPNGARAPLEIVLLAKVSSGCAGVIQLLEWVELPNSFLLVLERPERCQDLSRVLAERRFLPEDEARGLFRQVLEAVRHCTSCGVLHRDIKPENILLDLATGQLKLIDFGCGAFLQDTAYTQFAGTLSYSPPEWIHHQRYHGEAATIWSLGLLLYHLVMGKHPFRRGQEIIWGRILFPRRLSQECQDIIKRCLSMQPLDRPSLQDLFRHPWLQGVHLP